The DNA region CGCCGAGCGCACCGGCCTGACCAGCACCGTCGCCACCAACGGGAGCGCCCGCGCGATCCACGCCGTCGCCGTCGGCGACCACACCGTGCACACGGCGCTGCTCTGGCGGCCCGGCCTCACGCCGCTACCGCACACCTTCCGGACCTACAGCCCCGCCGTCCACTACGACGGCGGGTGGCGCGGCATCGGCTACGGCTCCATGGTGCGGCTCGCCTTCCAGATCGACGGCCAGCCGATCACGTTCGCCTCCTACCACGCCCCCGCCTACGGCCGGCACCGGCGCATCGACCAGGCCGAAGCGGTCCTCGCCGCCCTCACCCGCCCGCACGAACTGGCCCTGATCGGCTCCGACTTCAACTCGATCGGTGCTGCCCGCGCCAACGGCGCCGACTACGACCCCGACCCCTATACCGGGCGACCCTGGTGGCCCGACCTCGTCCACCAGTGCCACGAACCGACCCACCCCAGCCAACGGCACCGCGCCGACCGTCGACCCGCGCAGGTCTGGGAAGCCGGCGGTCTCCACGACGTCGCCGCCGCCACCCGCAGCCCCTGGAAGGCCACCACCGGGCACTGGCCCACCTGCCCCTACGGTGTTCGGGGCATCGCCCGGCGCAT from Micromonospora sp. NBC_01739 includes:
- a CDS encoding endonuclease/exonuclease/phosphatase family protein, which codes for MPITDIREVTRMRFVTYNLLDLTLSADNLREANRQRRVIDTIRSLEPDVVAVQELKSPPAGAARLAAELAERTGLTSTVATNGSARAIHAVAVGDHTVHTALLWRPGLTPLPHTFRTYSPAVHYDGGWRGIGYGSMVRLAFQIDGQPITFASYHAPAYGRHRRIDQAEAVLAALTRPHELALIGSDFNSIGAARANGADYDPDPYTGRPWWPDLVHQCHEPTHPSQRHRADRRPAQVWEAGGLHDVAAATRSPWKATTGHWPTCPYGVRGIARRIDTIHATGPVLRAVRSLTVVDNPTTRAASDHLPVTVDLDPRKLPNTPAGPT